The following proteins are encoded in a genomic region of Ictalurus furcatus strain D&B chromosome 6, Billie_1.0, whole genome shotgun sequence:
- the phf11 gene encoding uncharacterized protein phf11 isoform X1 has product MRPESPSSDLQCVLCEITDETEITGPLSCKEGIAAHQNCLLYASGIYCKNSPTFDDLFGFDVDDVKDEYKRGRKLTCAYCRHKGATAGCEVKSCKRSYHYPCAQKARALPEEDQRNGTFTLYCEKHNPHASSGDSEKGNAKVCPSSSGRKSLETGEQDNSRGGSESDLETPPRRSQSRKRKFPEASFDSDETQSIIDPMFAPVESEHEDSIPPVQNTQPPLDSEDRSRDNTEPRKGINYALSGDDEVCNDSDFESQSLLKTEYHHENVLFTVIADSGPSIESVADNSSDPCSPAEPSPADTPLIKFDQSVSAPEQTAASGGATGKSSSVQEVLCGDLPIKVEHCKSLEIPPLMTNELTGSHVKCPHDHPLDLTAPGGCCMAHVEFCEPVGHVGVSDSGAALFWRRCNEVGCTKDIFTELTRQLTCLAERVQNQHATQQDYAVSLKILEASGKLPAIFRQMEQDLENQERQLQRKREALRDVKAVLDENKLI; this is encoded by the exons ATGCGACCAGAATCTCCGTCCTCAGATCtgcagtgtgttctgtgtgaaatcacagaTGAGACGGAAATCACAGGCCCCCTGTCATGTAAAGAGGGCATTGCTGCCCACCAGAACTGTTTG cTATATGCATCTGGAATCTACTGTAAAAACTCTCCCACCTTTGATGACCTGTTTGGCTTTGACGTGGATGATGTGAAAGATGAGTACAAACGAGGAAGAAAACta ACATGTGCCTACTGTAGACACAAAGGAGCTACAGCTGGTTGTGAGGTTAAATCCTGTAAGCGCTCCTACCATTACCCATGTGCCCAGAAAGCTCGTGCATTACCCGAGGAGGACCAACGCAACGGCACCTTCAC GTTATATTGTGAAAAGCATAATCCACATGCCAGCAGTGGTG attcagAAAAAGGAAATGCTAAAGTATGTCCTTCTAGTTCTGGCCGTAAAAGCTTAGAGACAGGTGAACAGGACAACAGTCGTGGGGGATCTGAG AGTGACTTGGAAACACCTCCGAGACG GTCCCAGAGTAGGAAAAGGAAATTTCCGGAAGCATCTTTTGACTCGG ATGAAACTCAGAGCATCATTGATCCAATGTTTGCACCAGTAGAATCAGAGCATGAGGATAGCATACCTCCAGTGCAGAATACG CAGCCACCACTTGACTCTGAAGATAGAAG CAGGGACAATACGGAGCCTAGAAAAG GAATTAATTATGCTCttagtggtgatgatgaagtgtGTAACGATTCG gatttTGAGTCCCAGAGTCTGTTAAAAACAGAATACCACCACGAAAATGTGCTATTCACTGTTATTGCGGATTCAGGACCTTCCATTGAATCAG TTGCAGACAACAGCTCTGATCCCTGTTCCCCTGCTGAACCAAGCCCAGCAGACACTCCTTTGATTAAATTTGATCAGTCTGTCTCTGCCCCCGAGCAGACAGCAGCATCCGGCGGCGCCACTGGTAAATCCTCCAGTGTCCAAGAAGTTTTGTGTGGAGACCTTCCTATCAAAGTCGAACACTGTAAATCTCTGGAGATACCACCTTTAATGACAAATGAGCTAACAGGATCTCATGTAAAGTGCCCTCATGATCATCCACTAGACCTTACAGCACCTGGAGGGTGCTGCATGGCACATGTTGAGTTCTGTGAACCCGTAGGCCATGTGGGTGTGTCGGACTCGGGTGCTGCCCTCTTCTGGAGGAGATGTAATGAGGTGGGCTGCACGAAGGACATATTCACAGAGCTCACACGTCAGCTCACCTGCTTGGCTGAGAGGGTGCAGAATCAGCATGCTACACAACAGG ACTACGCTGTCTCTCTCAAGATACTGGAGGCATCAGGGAAGCTTCCTGCGATATTCAGACAAATGGAGCAAG ACTTGGAAAATCAAGAAAGACAgctgcagagaaagagagaggcattAAGGGACGTCAAGGCAGTGCTTGATGAGAATAAACTTATCTGA
- the phf11 gene encoding uncharacterized protein phf11 isoform X3 — MRPESPSSDLQCVLCEITDETEITGPLSCKEGIAAHQNCLLYASGIYCKNSPTFDDLFGFDVDDVKDEYKRGRKLTCAYCRHKGATAGCEVKSCKRSYHYPCAQKARALPEEDQRNGTFTLYCEKHNPHASSGDSEKGNAKVCPSSSGRKSLETGEQDNSRGGSESDLETPPRRSQSRKRKFPEASFDSDETQSIIDPMFAPVESEHEDSIPPVQNTQPPLDSEDRSRDNTEPRKGINYALSGDDEVCNDSDFESQSLLKTEYHHENVLFTVIADSGPSIESDNSSDPCSPAEPSPADTPLIKFDQSVSAPEQTAASGGATGKSSSVQEVLCGDLPIKVEHCKSLEIPPLMTNELTGSHVKCPHDHPLDLTAPGGCCMAHVEFCEPVGHVGVSDSGAALFWRRCNEVGCTKDIFTELTRQLTCLAERVQNQHATQQDYAVSLKILEASGKLPAIFRQMEQDLENQERQLQRKREALRDVKAVLDENKLI, encoded by the exons ATGCGACCAGAATCTCCGTCCTCAGATCtgcagtgtgttctgtgtgaaatcacagaTGAGACGGAAATCACAGGCCCCCTGTCATGTAAAGAGGGCATTGCTGCCCACCAGAACTGTTTG cTATATGCATCTGGAATCTACTGTAAAAACTCTCCCACCTTTGATGACCTGTTTGGCTTTGACGTGGATGATGTGAAAGATGAGTACAAACGAGGAAGAAAACta ACATGTGCCTACTGTAGACACAAAGGAGCTACAGCTGGTTGTGAGGTTAAATCCTGTAAGCGCTCCTACCATTACCCATGTGCCCAGAAAGCTCGTGCATTACCCGAGGAGGACCAACGCAACGGCACCTTCAC GTTATATTGTGAAAAGCATAATCCACATGCCAGCAGTGGTG attcagAAAAAGGAAATGCTAAAGTATGTCCTTCTAGTTCTGGCCGTAAAAGCTTAGAGACAGGTGAACAGGACAACAGTCGTGGGGGATCTGAG AGTGACTTGGAAACACCTCCGAGACG GTCCCAGAGTAGGAAAAGGAAATTTCCGGAAGCATCTTTTGACTCGG ATGAAACTCAGAGCATCATTGATCCAATGTTTGCACCAGTAGAATCAGAGCATGAGGATAGCATACCTCCAGTGCAGAATACG CAGCCACCACTTGACTCTGAAGATAGAAG CAGGGACAATACGGAGCCTAGAAAAG GAATTAATTATGCTCttagtggtgatgatgaagtgtGTAACGATTCG gatttTGAGTCCCAGAGTCTGTTAAAAACAGAATACCACCACGAAAATGTGCTATTCACTGTTATTGCGGATTCAGGACCTTCCATTGAATCAG ACAACAGCTCTGATCCCTGTTCCCCTGCTGAACCAAGCCCAGCAGACACTCCTTTGATTAAATTTGATCAGTCTGTCTCTGCCCCCGAGCAGACAGCAGCATCCGGCGGCGCCACTGGTAAATCCTCCAGTGTCCAAGAAGTTTTGTGTGGAGACCTTCCTATCAAAGTCGAACACTGTAAATCTCTGGAGATACCACCTTTAATGACAAATGAGCTAACAGGATCTCATGTAAAGTGCCCTCATGATCATCCACTAGACCTTACAGCACCTGGAGGGTGCTGCATGGCACATGTTGAGTTCTGTGAACCCGTAGGCCATGTGGGTGTGTCGGACTCGGGTGCTGCCCTCTTCTGGAGGAGATGTAATGAGGTGGGCTGCACGAAGGACATATTCACAGAGCTCACACGTCAGCTCACCTGCTTGGCTGAGAGGGTGCAGAATCAGCATGCTACACAACAGG ACTACGCTGTCTCTCTCAAGATACTGGAGGCATCAGGGAAGCTTCCTGCGATATTCAGACAAATGGAGCAAG ACTTGGAAAATCAAGAAAGACAgctgcagagaaagagagaggcattAAGGGACGTCAAGGCAGTGCTTGATGAGAATAAACTTATCTGA
- the phf11 gene encoding uncharacterized protein phf11 isoform X2, with amino-acid sequence MRPESPSSDLQCVLCEITDETEITGPLSCKEGIAAHQNCLLYASGIYCKNSPTFDDLFGFDVDDVKDEYKRGRKLTCAYCRHKGATAGCEVKSCKRSYHYPCAQKARALPEEDQRNGTFTLYCEKHNPHASSGDSEKGNAKVCPSSSGRKSLETGEQDNSRGGSESDLETPPRRSQSRKRKFPEASFDSDETQSIIDPMFAPVESEHEDSIPPVQNTPPLDSEDRSRDNTEPRKGINYALSGDDEVCNDSDFESQSLLKTEYHHENVLFTVIADSGPSIESVADNSSDPCSPAEPSPADTPLIKFDQSVSAPEQTAASGGATGKSSSVQEVLCGDLPIKVEHCKSLEIPPLMTNELTGSHVKCPHDHPLDLTAPGGCCMAHVEFCEPVGHVGVSDSGAALFWRRCNEVGCTKDIFTELTRQLTCLAERVQNQHATQQDYAVSLKILEASGKLPAIFRQMEQDLENQERQLQRKREALRDVKAVLDENKLI; translated from the exons ATGCGACCAGAATCTCCGTCCTCAGATCtgcagtgtgttctgtgtgaaatcacagaTGAGACGGAAATCACAGGCCCCCTGTCATGTAAAGAGGGCATTGCTGCCCACCAGAACTGTTTG cTATATGCATCTGGAATCTACTGTAAAAACTCTCCCACCTTTGATGACCTGTTTGGCTTTGACGTGGATGATGTGAAAGATGAGTACAAACGAGGAAGAAAACta ACATGTGCCTACTGTAGACACAAAGGAGCTACAGCTGGTTGTGAGGTTAAATCCTGTAAGCGCTCCTACCATTACCCATGTGCCCAGAAAGCTCGTGCATTACCCGAGGAGGACCAACGCAACGGCACCTTCAC GTTATATTGTGAAAAGCATAATCCACATGCCAGCAGTGGTG attcagAAAAAGGAAATGCTAAAGTATGTCCTTCTAGTTCTGGCCGTAAAAGCTTAGAGACAGGTGAACAGGACAACAGTCGTGGGGGATCTGAG AGTGACTTGGAAACACCTCCGAGACG GTCCCAGAGTAGGAAAAGGAAATTTCCGGAAGCATCTTTTGACTCGG ATGAAACTCAGAGCATCATTGATCCAATGTTTGCACCAGTAGAATCAGAGCATGAGGATAGCATACCTCCAGTGCAGAATACG CCACCACTTGACTCTGAAGATAGAAG CAGGGACAATACGGAGCCTAGAAAAG GAATTAATTATGCTCttagtggtgatgatgaagtgtGTAACGATTCG gatttTGAGTCCCAGAGTCTGTTAAAAACAGAATACCACCACGAAAATGTGCTATTCACTGTTATTGCGGATTCAGGACCTTCCATTGAATCAG TTGCAGACAACAGCTCTGATCCCTGTTCCCCTGCTGAACCAAGCCCAGCAGACACTCCTTTGATTAAATTTGATCAGTCTGTCTCTGCCCCCGAGCAGACAGCAGCATCCGGCGGCGCCACTGGTAAATCCTCCAGTGTCCAAGAAGTTTTGTGTGGAGACCTTCCTATCAAAGTCGAACACTGTAAATCTCTGGAGATACCACCTTTAATGACAAATGAGCTAACAGGATCTCATGTAAAGTGCCCTCATGATCATCCACTAGACCTTACAGCACCTGGAGGGTGCTGCATGGCACATGTTGAGTTCTGTGAACCCGTAGGCCATGTGGGTGTGTCGGACTCGGGTGCTGCCCTCTTCTGGAGGAGATGTAATGAGGTGGGCTGCACGAAGGACATATTCACAGAGCTCACACGTCAGCTCACCTGCTTGGCTGAGAGGGTGCAGAATCAGCATGCTACACAACAGG ACTACGCTGTCTCTCTCAAGATACTGGAGGCATCAGGGAAGCTTCCTGCGATATTCAGACAAATGGAGCAAG ACTTGGAAAATCAAGAAAGACAgctgcagagaaagagagaggcattAAGGGACGTCAAGGCAGTGCTTGATGAGAATAAACTTATCTGA